One Sebaldella sp. S0638 genomic window, AGCTTAAAGTTCTTGGAATTTCTTTCTATAAGCTGTAATCCCAAAGTATGTTCCAGTTTTTTTATCTGTATGGAAACAGCCGACTGACTTATGTAAAGCTTTTTGGCAGCTTTTGTAAAGCTTTTTTCATTACATGCCTCAAAGAATATTTTTAAATGGTGTATATCCATAACACTCTCCTAATCATTTACAAATTATATTTAATTATATATCACTTTTAAGTATTTGTCCAGTAAGTTATTTTTTATAAATGCATTCTTTTTTGTAATTCTTCATCATACTCTTCATAAAAATGCTTAAACATTAAACCAAATACTATTAAAGGTATTGATGCAAGCAGCGACCAAGAAATTTTTCCGCTTAAGATAATCTCTATCGAAATTATAAATATCCCCACCAATATCAAAAAATAATTAAAAATCTTTATTTTAGATTTATTTTGTTTTCTTATTCTGGAAAAAATAAGTCCAAGCACAAAGAAGCTTCCTACTATGGGTATTCCTATTTTTGCAGACCATGTAATATTTTCATCATACATATCCAGAATAAAAAGAAATACAGCAAGACTCGCACTCAGCAGAAAAAGATTTTTTCTCAGATTCCACCCGTTAATTGCTATAAAAATACCAATATTTGTAAGTATTATAGAAGGAATTACAAAATATCCCCATGTAAGTCTCCCGTTTATAGTAATATTTCCGAGTAATACCTCCAGAATGGAAATAACTGTCAGTGTAAGCATTATAAAATATATTCTGCTTTTTATTTTTTTCTTATTCATTTTATAAAGATTTATTTTTACCTCGGGATATTCCTCCTCGGATTCATTCTCCAGATCTTCATACATCACTTTTGTCTTACAGAGCGGACATTCTTTTCTCCCCTTTTCTAATTCAACACCACATTTCACACAATACATTTTTTCTCCTAATAATTGCTGATAATTTTTGATTTTATCCCTAATTTTCTCAAATATCTGAAATAATTCATTTCCAGCTCGTTATTTGAACTTAGATTTCCAAAAGTCAGATATACTCTTCCGTTAAACCCTATCATTCCGATTTTAGCTTTGCATCTTTTGCTCGGCGGTGGTATAAATTCAATTTTTTCTATATATTTTACCAGCTCATTCTCTATTTTAAAATCTCCCAGATTTGAAAATCCTGAAGTATAACCTCTCTCCCCGTAATAATCGAATATAAAGGGCAGAAATAAACGTTTTACAAAGTAAGGAACCACGCCTATAAGCTTATTCCTGCTCGGCTTCATGGCTTTATAAATACTTTTGTAAAATTCTTTCTGGTTTATTTTTATTTCAAAATAGGTATTTACATATTTTATTATTTCTTCAAGAGTATACTCACCTAGTGTAGGATCAATACTCGGTGTT contains:
- a CDS encoding DUF6320 domain-containing protein — its product is MYCVKCGVELEKGRKECPLCKTKVMYEDLENESEEEYPEVKINLYKMNKKKIKSRIYFIMLTLTVISILEVLLGNITINGRLTWGYFVIPSIILTNIGIFIAINGWNLRKNLFLLSASLAVFLFILDMYDENITWSAKIGIPIVGSFFVLGLIFSRIRKQNKSKIKIFNYFLILVGIFIISIEIILSGKISWSLLASIPLIVFGLMFKHFYEEYDEELQKRMHL